The Novipirellula aureliae genome segment GAACCTGGGAAGAAGATCTCGGCCGAGCGAACGCTTCAGGAAGACGAAGAGTACCTCCTCGACCATTTCCCTCGTTTTCCCGTGATGCCTGGCGTGATGATGCTCGAGGCAATTCACCAAGCTGCAATTTGGATGATTCGCAGCGGCGACGATTTCAAATATCCTCTCATTCTGCTCCGCGAAGTGAAAAGTGTGAAGTTCGGGGATTTCCTCGTACCCGGAGAAACACTACAAATTAACGCAGAAGTGTTGAAATCAGACGGAAATTTGACGACTGTCAAAGCCAATGCGACAAAACAGGGGCGAACAACC includes the following:
- a CDS encoding 3-hydroxyacyl-ACP dehydratase FabZ family protein, translated to MKYRQLDKITSIEPGKKISAERTLQEDEEYLLDHFPRFPVMPGVMMLEAIHQAAIWMIRSGDDFKYPLILLREVKSVKFGDFLVPGETLQINAEVLKSDGNLTTVKANATKQGRTTVSARLVLERCSCNDPERLNTDQDVSWRAKKQFLEMFGPLLSDGS